The genomic segment CCACATGGGCACCAGGGTGAGGTAGACTTGGGGGGAGACCAACCTGGGGGTTAGGGAATAGAGCAGAGACAGGGGCCACGAGATTGGAGGTAGGGGGGGAGTGGGTTAAGAACCAGATTTAGGGGTGATGGCTGGGCCCCAGAAAGTGCAGCTGGGTGGGCCAAGAAACGGTGTCGGGGACAAGGACCTGAAGGTTATGGAGGGCTGGGACCCGGACCCGCCAAGAGACAATTACACAGCAACAGATGCCTGAGGttggaggtggagaaggaggccaggagtgggggcagagaaaagTCCAAGGATGGCAGGATTTATACGGCTGCAGTTaggccaggggcctgggtgggggtACGGCCACGGAAGGACACTGGGGGCAAAGCAGTGACAGGGCAGTCCCAGAGTGGTGGCCCAACCTCAgacactcccctcccccttcgTCCAGAGCACATTGAGACCAGACCAGAAGGCTCCATTCGCTTTCCTGAGGGGCCCCGGGGGACAGGGGCTCCAGGAGAGGAGCCCAGGGATGCTCCgccctcctgccccgcccccaggcgGCTGCAGAGGCCACTCAGACCAGGGCCATCGCCCCCAGGGAGGACGggcttcctccccagccccagggcatCCTGACTGCTGCCAGGTGATCTCAGTCACTGTCCCATGGAGGTCCCTGCAGCCCTGAAGGAGACTCCTCCCCGGGTAACTGAAGCATTCTGGTGTCCCGAGGTGGGGGTCGGACAGTGCAGTCCGGCCGTGGGGACACCCCCAGCCCCCTGTGCCTTCCTGGAGACGTGGAGGGAGGGCCCTCCTGGCACGATGGGCCCGTCACCGCCTGGGGACGGGAACTCTGGCCCAGGCACACACGCAGCCCCAGGACCAGGGGACGAGAAACAGCAGCCAGCCCAGAACGAGGGTCCACCTCCCCACCCGGACACCGCCGGGCACCGAAGCAGCTACGCGGGGACAGCAGGTGCTGACCGGACAGcgcggagcccagagcctgggggctcAGGGCTGGGCTGCAGCTCCCTCCTGGGGACATTCCGTCCTCTCAACACAAGACCCTGGGCGGCTCCTGCACTGGCTGGACTGGCCCTGCCCCCTCAGGCGCCGCCTCGGGGTCCTTCCCGTGTTTAATTCACTCAGAGGGAGAAACGGGGACCCTTCATCCTCTTAAGCCGGGGCTGCAAGGCCAGCGCCTAGGGGTCGGTCAGCCCACGGGACCCGAGGAAGGGGACAGCTGTAGGGACAACggggatggggggtgaggggaccCCAGGCCTGTTGGAAGTGCGCTGCCCTCACTGCCACGGACAGAAGCCAGAAATCGGGATTTTATGTGATCTACCCGGAGGTGCAAATTTTGGCCAATAATTGAGGATGTCTGGGAATCCCTGGGCGGCCTGAGTGGAAGATTCAGCCCAGGACGGTGGCAGGTGGCCGGCCCTGGCCTGGAGGAGCTGGGTCCCTTGTCTCAGCTGTGGCTGAGGGGGGCAGGGCTGCTGCTCTTTcccttgcttcctcctcctcctcccctgcccccacccttcccacctctcctctctcctcttctcccacaggacctctcccctcccctaggggctgccccctctgcccctcacattCCTCTTTCTGGAATCATCTCCTCCCCCAAGCAGGCAGGATCAGCCTTCAGGCCTCGGCTACACGTGGGGAGAGTGGGTGTCAACCCGCTGCCCAGCTGGGTGGCGGGGGCTCCATCCCAGATCCCAGGCCCCCGTGAGACCTGCTGGAGTGGGGGGACAGTGGCCCACAGACGCTGGCCAGAAGCAGGTCTCCGGAACCAAGGGGGCCTCCGGAGAGCCAGAAGGAACTCTCTGGCATGGCTGGCCTCCCCACTGCCCCATGTCCCCCCACTGCCACCTCCCCCCCATGCTAACCGGGTGCCACCTGGGTGGCCCGAGACACCGGCCCATCACCTGGGGCTGCTGCCTTCCGGAGGGGCAgaatctctctccttcttccctgggGATCGTCCCGCCACCtgcaaaggagggacagagagggacccGGGAGGCCGGCGGCGGGTGGCTCAGCAGAGCGCGGGTCCCAGGGTGAAGCCGGGAGGCCGCCTCTGTCGCAGGGCGTCGGGGGAGGGGGTTGCCGGGatgaggggggggagggtgaggCCGCGCGTCTCCGGGTTCCCCTAGCGGCACTGGGGGGGGGTCAGTCTCTGGCCGCCACGACCCTTCTCACTACCGGCCGACtcggagacgggggtgggggagggtgagcAGCTGACCCCTGGCCTCGCCGGCCTCGGGCCCCGACTCCCCGCTCCCCGCCGCCTCCGAGCCCGCGCCCGGCTCGCCTCCCGCGCGCCCGCACCTCCCGCCTTCCCAGGCGCCTTCCTTGGCGTCGCTCGTCAGCCCCGCCGGGTCCCCGCGCCCGTGGAGGGGGGCTCGGGCTCGGCCAGGCTGGAAATGCGCTCCCGGCGGCTCCCGCGGCCCGCGGCCTTCCGCAGGACCACGGCGTCCACCCAGCGGCCCGCCTCGTCCACCTTCTCGCGGGCTCCCCGAGTGTCCCGGCGCGGGACGGGCAAGACCGCGGGGAGGGCCTCTGTCTGGCCTCGCTTGTCGCTCCAGCCCAGTGACTCCCTCACCCAAGCGACTTTCAGCATCTCCCCTCCCCGCCACGGGCCCACGGGGCCCACGGGTCCGCACAGGCCGCGATGGCCACAAACTCGGGACTGTCCACCCTCTCGTCTCCTGCCTCCCCGTTTCGCTGTGACTGGCTTTCGGGAGCGTCGCTGTCCCTGGGCTCCTGCTGCCACGTGTCTCTCACCGCCAGCAGGACCACTAAAGCCGGGTCGCACCCCCCTGGACGCCGGGGCTTCTCGCTGTGGAGGCTGAGGGCCTCGCCCCCCGGGGCTCTGCCCCCGCCCGCTCCTGCTTGGCTTTGTCCGTCCCGTCACCAGGGCCAAGAACTCACGGGGACCCGCTCCTCTGCCCGCGTCGCTCTGCAGGGTCCACTCCTTCCTGAGCTCCTTGGCGGCCTCCTGGAGCGGGCGTGGAGCGCTCAGGTCGTCCTGGGCTAGCTCCCGGATCACCATCCCCAGAGAGTCGTCGGGCTCCCGCCTGGCTCTCTCTCCTGGCCCTGCTGGGCCCACCTACCTGTTGCCTCTGGCTGTGTTTCTGCGAGCCCGGGGGGCCCTTCCCTGGGGGGAGCCGGCCTTCCTGGGGGCGGGCCCTGAGCCCTGGGCCTGGGTCTCCCAAGCCAAGCGGGAGAGGGGGGCGTGTCCCCGGGGCCTGCAGCGCCTGTGGCCTGCCTCCGAGGGCCTCTCATCCAGCAGCAGGCCTTTCATCTGCCTCAGGACCCTTGTGTCCTCCACGCGGTCGTGACACAGAACCTTCCGGACGCCGCCCTTGCCCGGGATCTGTGTGGGCACGGAGGCATGATTTATGGCCTCCGCAAACTCCACCGGGCGGGCTCGGCCTTCTGGTCCCTCGCGGCCCTAGTGTTGCACAGCCTGCAcgtgccggggtgggggtggggggcaggaaggcTTCGACGGCCGCCTCCTCCAGGCCCTCCGGGATGCCGGTGACCAGTAGGGCCCCGTGCATGTCCGCGCGCAGCCCCCTGCCCCAGTGGCCCAAAAGCCTCGCGCCCCTGGTGCCTCCTGCCCACGGGCACAGATCGCGGGCGGGGGGAAGCccgcagcggactcgggctgggGCGCCCTGTGCAAATCCGGCCCTGGAACAGCGCTGCAGGCCTTGGGGTTCAGGTTCCAGCGAATGTGGCAAGGCTGAGAACTGGGGGTCTCGGGGCTCCCTCTGCCTCTAGCCGACTGACGCCGCAGCCTTTCTGACACCCCCTCTCCTGGGCTGTTGAAGGAtccgcggtgggggggggggtgaggggggggctACGTGTCACGTTCAGGGATGCCACCAGCCAGGCTGTGATGCCCTTTTTCCCTGACAGCGGCCTGAGTGACGCCGCTCCTGCTCAGGGGCCCCGGAGGGCAACGGTGCAGTGGTCACCTTAGCGgcgaggggaggggagcggggccCGGCCGAGTCTGGGCGCTCACCTGCTCTCCAATCCGAGCAGAGGAGACCCGACTTCTAGGTCCTACGCCTGCGCGGATGGgcgcgcccctcccccagctgggcCAGGTCTCCGTGGTAACGCTGCGGGCTGGAGAGGGAGTCAGCTGGGGTCCAAAGTGCTGCTCCAAAAGACAGGAGGAAAGGAGGACGTGGAGACAGGCGGTCCCACCTGCACTGATGAGCCCAAAAAGGCCAAATCCACAGGGGACAGCGAGACGTCAGGACCGGACCTGACCGTGGGGTCCCCTTCGGGACAGTCCAGGTTTCAGCCGGGTGTAATCCCCTCCCCTGTGTGAAGGTGGAAGTCAGGATGTGACGCCGAAGTCTAGGAGGCCTTGGCCTCACACAGTGGTACCAGGACTCATTCTCGGGGAAGGAGCCCTGTTCAGCGTGACGGGTGTCACCCACGCGTCAGTAGGGGTCCGCGGGCTTCATATGTGAGGTGTATATATCATTGAGGGTATACAGACCTCATTCCCGGAGACCACGCTTCATTCTTGCTCGTATTCCTGGGTCGGAAATGGCACCTACAAtcagtcgtgtgtgtgtgtgtgtgtgtatcatgtaTGTGTATAATCTtcagtgagatcagacctgaatTCCGGTTCCCAGAGAAAGCATTTGCCCCTGGCCGGGGCCCATTCACGGGTGTGAATATCACAGGTACTCTAGACACGTTTCTTCCACATCCTTTATCCGCCCACTCTATGGAAATCAGGCTCTGTGGTCCAGCCGTCCCATGTCTATCTTAGTTCTCCTTCTCCagtccccccgcctcccccaatCCCGGGAAGGTTTCTGAACCGCCCCCAGGCCTGGGTTCCGCTCCTCTGTTAGACGGCAATAACCATGAACCCTACCTCCTAGGACGCTGGTGGGGGTTAAAGTGGAGGATCCATGGAAGAAAGCCCTTTGGAACAGATGCTGGCCCAGAGTGGGTGTTCCCTAGAAGGTCACCGCCGTGGAAATCATTTATTGAGGACTTAGCATTATAtaagcatttgttaaataaaatgaggCATCCAAACaccttgggcttttttttttcttttttctctcttttatgtaGGAAGAGAGTTTATAGCAATGTTACCATGGCTACGGGGAGGGGGGGACCAAACTGCTTACTCACTTCCCTACCAACCCCCCTGAAGCCCTTCCTATTTTCCctgcttttcccttctcttcccttcctgatCCCCCAGTGGATGGGACCCTTGTCTCCAGAGCAAAGTGGTCCAACAGAAATCTAATTGGAGCTCCAAAGGCAAGCCACATGTGTAATGTTGAATTTGCTCTGGCCGCCTTCAGTAAATACAAGGAAGCAGGGGGATTTCATTTCATTCTAAgaacaggcgcctgggtggctcagtcgggtaagcaaccgacttcagctcaggtcacgacctcacggctcagttcctgagttcgagccccgcgtgagcgctgagcctgctttggatcttctgtcctcctctctctctctgcccctcccctgctcgccctatcttaacaataaaataaaatctttttttttttaaaaagaatggatttCATGTATCCTGAAATGTACACAATACGACCACTTACGTATCATCaatttgaaacaattatttttttttaatttattattcttgagggagggagagagagagagggagagaaggaatcccaaccaggttcctTGCTGGGACGCCCGTGAACAGCCCTGACTTGTTCCATGTCTTCCATGCCCCTCAGATGTACCACCAGGCATTCACGTCTGTGCAGAATCGATTTACAAGGATCTGAGCCCAGAGTCCAACTCTGCTTTATACATAAACAcgatgcatctttttttttaaattttttaaaaagttttttttcatttttgagacacagagagagagagacagagcgcaagcaggggaggggcagagagagagggagacacagaatccgaagcaggctccaggcttcgagctgtcagcacagagccccacgcggggctcgaacccacacaccgtgagatcctGAACTTGTTACGGAACCGGGCTGGaacgctggcggaaaaaccaagcggcactcagagatcttggtggatcggagattCATTTAACaccggcgggctcagaggagaccgtttctccaaagatctgagccccgaatgccagcgggaagggtaatttatagttgtaagCCTCCATATTTCGGGGCGGAGGGTTCGCGCAcgcagcaaacaaaggaagaagaatccagacgaggggtctctaagctagagaccagagtttgttttagcccCATGGGCCACCTTTGGCGTATTTTATTCACTTGTCCAAcaacgtgagctgaagttggacgcttaaccgactgaaccacccaggcgcccccacgacACGTCTTTCCAAACACGGTTTTCATTGCCACTGACCAGGCCCGCTTTTATTCTAGTGTCTGTGCCCCACTTCCAAGTAATTCCatctggcctcccctccccttacCTCTACATCCACACTTGGTCATGAACGGCAGGTGCGACCATCTGTCCTCTTCACCCCACTTTCTGGCTGCTGTGTCCCCCCAGAAGCTGGCCCCATTCATTTCTCTCccgggaggcggggtgggggggggcgggaagtgGGGCAGAGTGGGTGGGGACACGGTCCCAGAAGCCAAGTAGAGAATCGGAGAGTCTCAGAAACTTCCGGAAGAAGACTGTGGCACCCAAGAAACGGAAACCTTGCAGAAGCTCCAGGGCACAGGATCGGAGCAGGCCTTGAACTCTGAGCCCTGTGAGCGAACGATCACACGGGCACCAGCCAGGCAGGGCGATAGGAAGCCTGAATGTCCTGCCCGGCCCTGGCTGTTGCCTCCACGGTTCCCATAGAAACAGCTGGAAGAGAAGGGCATATCAAATGCTTGGCACaattcctctcccacctccctgtgtctgaggggaagggaaacagaagaaaataaaaaacccGAGCCTACTTGTGAAATGGCAAAAGCAACCATTGGGACAGGGGTTCTCATAGTGTGCTCCAGGAACCCTTAGGGGTTCCCAGAGGCACTTCAGGGGGTCCATGGGATCAAAGCTGGGGTCACGAGAGGACTAACgcgttatttgcctttttcactctcAGTCTCTCCCCAGTGTTCGGTGGAATTCTCCAGAGGCTACGCGGCGTGGCGATGTTGCAACTGGCTGAACGCAGAAGCAGGTAGGAGGATCCAGTAACCTCTGTTGAATCAGGCACGAAGGAGATTTGCGAGAACGTAACACGACGCCATTCTCCTCTTGAATTGGTTGATTTGGGAAAATAATAGctatttaattaatttagttagttagttttttaatgtttttatgcatctttgagagaaagagagagacagagcgcgagcaggggaggggcagagagagagggagacaccgaatcggaagcaggctccgggctctgagccatcagcacagagcccgacgcggggctcgaacccacggaccgcgagatcgtgacctggctgaagtcggacgctttaaccgactgcgccacccaggcgccccccgatcACGGTTTTAAGACACGGCTGCAAGTTCCAGGTCGTCCCTAGAGGTGGGGGTCCGCATCCCCCTTCCTTGAACCTGAGCCTGGGCGAGCTTTGCGGGTGCCCCCAGTGATAACGTGTGGCGGGAAGGATGTCCTGGGGCTTCCAAGGCCAGCAACAGAAGGCTTTTGTGTGCAACTCAGCTGCCGGGCTGCGAGGAGGCCTGATTCACACGGATAGACCGCTTGGAGGCACGCCAGTCCCCCGGTCAGGCCACCCCACACCAGGCCCTGGTCACAGGAGAGACGAAGCCTCCAAGGGCTCCCAGACCTTTGCCGTTGGTGTCACCTCAACCAAGGCCCCAGACCTCGTAGGGCTGAGAGAAGCTGTTCCCAACGGCGCCCTTTCAGCGCTGTTGACCGCAGAATCCGTGAGCGTAAGCAAAAGTTGTGGTTTTATGGCACGAAGTTGGGGGTGGCGGGGTACCCAGCAGAAGTACGGGGCACACGCCTGTCTGCATCTctcccgcctccccgccccccaccccacgctgCTAAAGACGTGACGATCCACACCCTGGCCCCATCCTCTTGGGCCGAGTGGGACAGTCCCTGGCACGCGTCCCAGATGCAGATTGCCGGGAGGTAGGGTCTGTGGACTGCTCCCTCTCCCCAGTCCCCCAAGCCACCCAGTGCAAGGACTGTCCCCGTTCACGCCCCCACCGTTAGCGCTTGAGGATTCCCGGGCCCCGACCCCCTCTCCCAACGCGGGACGTTATCCAGCCTTCGAAGATTTGTCTGTCTAATGAGTGCAAAGTGATGGCTCCTTGTTCCCTTCCCGCCGTGGTAGGACCTGCCATTTGCCCAAGACGGGGGGGgacagagttgggggagggggtcccaGGCAGGACACCGCGGTCTCAGGTTCAAGGATCGGATCTCGCtcgtgggcggggcggggggggggcagggagctcaCACCCGTCCTCCACAAGGCGTCACAAACTTgaccctgcctctcccctttctATGGCTCCAGTGCCCTCCTCGCGGCGGTCCTTGAGGCCCCCTGCACACTGCAGTCCTGCCCTCTTCCCCGGGGGTCTGTCCAGCCTGGAGCACAGGGGTCGCGCGTGAAGCTCCCCTCGGGAGGGAGccctgtgtccccccaccccaccgcccgaGGGACTGTGAaccccaggagggcagggcctgggctgtCTCAGTCGTGGCTGGGTCTCCCGCTAGGCGGGAGCAGGCTGTGGGAGAGCGTGTGGGGAAGGAAGATGAGCCAAGAAAGCAACggagaaaggaggggagagaagagagggaggaaggatcTGTAAAGTTCTGGCTTCATTCTTTTCTGAGCCGTGTCCCCAAGCGCCCACCAGAGGGCGCTCTGAGCCAGCACATCCCTCCCGCAGGGCCTCAGGCTCCCCGACAGACAAAAACGGATCGTAAGGAAGAGGGTTGCTGCGGAGCCCTTCTATCCAAAGCCCCACTGCGTCCTAGGAGTGCGCTGCGGCCGCCAGGCGCCTAACTCCACGCAGCAGCTCAGAGTAACTTACGAAGGAGGAAAGCGAGGCTCAGAGGCGTTGTTTAactttcccagggtcacacagcaccTAAACTGAAAAGAAGCTTCCAGCTCTGACCTTGGTGACCCAACAAAGTTGTGCTCCTTGGTCACATCCACCAGTCCCCACGGGCCTGGCCctgacactcccccccccccccccacttagccacactccgcccccccccccaaccattcCATCTGGCCACTGGGGCCCTTGTAAACCAACCACCTGGAAGGCACTTCTTCCCTTACGCTACCCCGCAGAGGGCCACCTCCTCCCTTCAGGCTCAGCTCGGTGTCACCTCCCGCGGGAGGGAGAGCAGTGACCCTCACCCAGGAGATGCGCAGCCGTTCTGGGGAGGGAGCCGCTGTTCCCTGACCCAGAACCGGCTTCAGCTCTTCCGACCCATTTCCCCCTGAGAATCCAGGCCTTTCCCTGATAATGCTCACGTCTCTATGTGATTGTgggaaccccctcccccaccacggaCCAGGTGGTTCCTGTGGGGACCACTAACCCTCACGCACCCAAGCCTGGCCAATCAGAGAACTCATTCGCCTTCCCAATCCCTGTGATTGTAGGCACGTGACCCAACTGGTCCAATGGGAGTCGGTCCTCAGTCTctggctgaataaatgaatgaaagggcCCTGGaaccagccatgcctgaagccaatCAACCCGAACATTTATAGTAACACGAGCCGATGAATTCCCTCTTCTGCTTAATCCAGGATAATTTGGGTTTCTGCACTTGGGACCCAACGAGTGCTGTGTAATGTGCCCCCTGAAACATTCTGCAAGCCCTGCCCCAAAAGAAGGTGTGCAGTGGGGCTCTCCGTGCCTGCCAGATAACACCTCTGGCTCCAAGGGCTGGGACAGGGCTTGGAGGGATAAAGAAAAGGGTCTTCCCGATTTCTCAGACCCAGCATCACCACTTGCCATACGTTCTTGGGGCTTCTCGCTTCCCTCCAGGGACCCCAGGTCTCATACCAACAGGGGACCAGTGAAGGCAGTCTCACTGCCCCCGCTGGAGCAGACCATCAGCGAGCAATTTGTCAGACACGGTGTTTGCAAGACAGACCCATGCTTGGGCAGACTGGCATCTCGACCACAGGTAGGCTGAGGAGAAAGACATcactgagggcgcctgggtggctcagtcggttaagcatctgacttgggctcaggtcatgatctcacggttcgggagttcgagccctgctttgggcaagacccgcttctctctctctctctttctctctctctgatcctcatgggattctctttctctctctgcccttcactcacgtgctccctcccgcccccctctcaaaaaaaagagggacgcccgggtggcttagtcagataagtgtccaacttcagctcaggtcatgatctcacggttcgtgagttcgagccccatgtcgggtctgtgatgacagcacagcacagagcctgcttcagattctgtatcccctctctctctctgcccctcccccactcgaacattgtctctttcaaaaatacataaacctaaaaaagaaaaagaaaatcactggtTTCACATCTCATATCTTGCCCAGATAGAAGGAGGGGCGTTCCTCCTGTGGTCTGGGACTGGCTCACCACCACAGTGtgcccagagaggaggggagggcaggggagaggaggggcaagGCCTGGGGCTTGAGGAGACCCTTCTGGAAGCATCGTGGGGTGCGGCAGCCCTGAAACACACTGGGGGAGCGCTTTGAGTGTCCATGGGAGCAGTTATTGAGATATTATTAAAGTGAGCTCCTAGGGGTCCCTATGATATCATTATTAGTGGTGTCCCAGGGGCTCTCCCTGGAAGCCCAAAGCCCCTCCCGCTCAGCCTGGGTCTCATCCAGCCACCTCGGGGCATGCAGCCCTGCCTGAGCAAGGCTTCTCTTGCCCTGTCACACCCAGCTTTAGCTTCAGTTTAGACCCTGCCCTCCGGCCCTGAACATTAAACTCACCCCAGATGCAGagtaacccccccaccccccattaaaaGCCCGGTTCCAGGAGATTGGCCCCGGGTCAGTGAGACCCAGTTCTCTGGGTGAGATGCACCGTCCTGAATCATGAAAGGGCCCAGTGAGCTCTTTAACACAAAtgctcagcccctggcaacagcCTAAAAGTGGTTGCCATGGAGATGGCAACAGCCACCTCGGAGAGACGGATGCCAGCACCAGGCTTGGCAGAGAGAAACTGCCAGAATGAAGAAGAAGGCGGTGCCTGTTTCACACTTGGCTGGAGCGGGAGACCAGGGATCCAACCCAGGAGGGGCCGGCAGttagggggagggggggggggggagggggctgctccCAGACACCTCACCCAGGCTGGTCTCACGGCCAAGCCTGCAGGGAGCCTGGTCAAACCAGCAAAGACACCGtaagctcccccccaccccccacggatCCTTCACAGCCCAGAAGAGGGGGCGTCAGAAAGGCCGCCGCGTCAGCCGGCTAGAGGCAGAGGGAGCCCCGAGACCCCCAGTTCTCAGCCTTGCCACATTCGCTGGAACCTGAACCCCAAGGCCTGCAGCGCTGTTCCAGGGCCGGATTTGCACAGGGCGCcccagcccgagtccgctgcggGCTTCCCCCCGCCCGCGATCTGTGCCCGTGGGCAGGAGGCACCATGGGCGCGAGGCTTTTGGGCCACTGGGGCAGGGGGCTGCGCGCGGACATGCACGGGGCCCTACTGGTCACCGGCATCCCGGAGGGCCTGGAGGAGGCGGCCGTCGAAgccttcctgccccccacccccaccccggcacgTGCAGGCAACCCGCATCCCGGCAACCCCCTCCCCCGACGCCCTGCGACAGAGGCGGCCTCCCGGCTTCACCCTGGGACCCGCGCTCTGCTGAGCCACCCGCCGCCGGCCTCCCgggtccctctctgtccctcctttgcaGGTGGCGGGACGATCcccagggaagaaggagagagattcTGCCCCTCCGGAAGGCAGCAGCCCCAGGTGATGGGCCGGTGTCTCGGGCCACCCAGGTGGCACCCGGTTAGCATGGGGGGGAGGTGGCAGTGGGGGGACATGGGGCAGTGGGGAGGCCAGCCATGCCAGAGAGTTCCTTCTGGCTCTCCGGAGGCCCCCTTGGTTCCGGAGACCTGCTTCTGGCCAGCGTCTGTGGGCCACTGTCCCCCCACTCCAGCAGGTCTCACGGGGGCCTGGGATCTGGGATGGAGCCCCCGCCACCCAGCTGGGCAGCGGGTTGACACCCACTCTCCCCACGTGTAGCCGAGGCCTGAAGGCTGATCCTGCCTGCTTGGGGGAGGAGATGATTCCAGAAAGAGGaatgtgaggggcagagggggcagcccctaggggaggggagaggtcctgtgggagaagaggagagaggagaggtgggaagggtgggggcaggggaggaggaggaggaagcaagggAAAGAGCAGCAGCCCTGCCCCCCTCAGCCACAGCTGAGACAAGGGACCCAGCTCCTCCAGGCCAGGGCCGGCCACCTGCCACCGTCCTGGGCTGAATCTTCCACTCAGGCTGCCCAGGGATTCCCAGACATCCTCAATTATTGGCCAAAATTTGCACCTCCGGGTAGATCACATAAAATCCCGATTTCTGGCTTCTGTCCGTGGCAGTGAGGGCAGCGCACTTCCAACAGGCCTGGggtcccctcaccccccatccccGTTGTCCCTACAGCTGTCCCCTTCCTCGGGTCCCGTGGGCTGACCGACCCCTAGGCGCTGGCCTTGCAGCCCCGGCTTAAGAGGATGAAGGGTCCCCGTTTCTCCCTCTGAGTGAATTAAACACGGGAAGGACCCCGAGGCGGCGCCTGAGGGGGCAGGGCCAGTC from the Prionailurus viverrinus isolate Anna chromosome E2, UM_Priviv_1.0, whole genome shotgun sequence genome contains:
- the PNMA8B gene encoding LOW QUALITY PROTEIN: paraneoplastic antigen-like protein 8B (The sequence of the model RefSeq protein was modified relative to this genomic sequence to represent the inferred CDS: inserted 4 bases in 4 codons; deleted 2 bases in 1 codon), whose product is MHGALLVTGIPEGLEEAAVEAFLPPTPTPXTCRLCNTRAARDQKAEPAXVEFAEAINHASVPTQIPGKGGVRKVLCHDRVEDTRVLRQMKGLLLDERPSEEAAKELRKEWTLQSDAGRGAGPREFLALVTXTDKAKQERAGAEPXGGEALSLHSEKPRRPGGCDPALVVLLAVRDTWQQEPRDSDAPESQSQRNGEAGDERVDSPEFVAIAACADPWAPWARGGGEMLKVAWVRESLGWSDKRGQTEALPAVLPVPRRDTRGAREKVDEAGRWVDAVVLRKAAGRGSRRERISSLAEPEPPSTGAGTRRG